The DNA sequence TTGGCAATTTCAAGAATAGGCTCCATCTCAGCCGGCTGTCCATATAAATGCACTGCCATGATTGCCTTTGTCTTACTCGTAATCTTCTTCTCTATTTCTTCCGGATTAATATTAAAAGTACTTATTTTCGGTTCAACAAATACAGGTGTTGCACCTGTATAAGATACTGCCAATGCTGTGGCGATATAAGTATTAGAAGGAACAATTACTTCATCCTCAGACTTGATCCCATATGCTTTTAATGGCAAAAATAACGCATCCAGGCCATTTCCACAGCCTACACAATATTTTACACCACAATATTCTGCATATTCCTCTTCAAACTTCTTTACTTCTTCTCCCTGAATGAACCAGTTCTTCTCATATACTTCCTTAAACTTTTCTAAAATCTCCGCTTCAATTTCTTTATGCATTACCTCAAACGACACAAATGGTATATTCACTTCTATCTCTCCTTTGCCTCTTCATTTTGCTCTTTTACATATTTCAAAAACTCATCATAATTTCTTATGTAATCCTCTTCCTTATAGTAATCGGAAGCCAGCACCATAAGCACGGCATCTGGTGAAAAATCAAACATTTCTCTCCACATACTGTTAGATACATATAAGCCTTCATATGGTGATTCTAAAGATACAATTTTCTTTTCTGTTCCATTATCCAGCAAAATCTTGCAGGAACCATGAATACAAATCAAAATCTGTTCTAGAGATTTATGTGCATGAAATCCCCTGCGTACCCCTTCTTTCGTATCGTACATATAATACACCCTTTTTATTTCAAAAGGAATATCCTTAAATTCTTCTAATGCCACTAACTGTCCACGGTCATCTCCGTGCTGCTGGAATGCATACTTAATCACCTGCATAATCTTCTCTCCTTATATCGCTTTCCAAAATTCCGGCTGTTCTAAAAATCCCTTTACTTCCGTTTCTTTTGTATGGGATCCTCTCTTTCTTTGAAGCATGGAACTGCACAGATATGGTATTGCATCCGGATTCACAAAAAACCTCAATATTGTCCTGATATATAAGTTCTTGATCTTATAAAAAACAGAAAGCTGCTTTCTCTTCTTTATATACTTGTTATCGCCATACCGGTCATACAACATATTGTAAAAACGCTCCACATCCTGACGCAGCAGTTCTTCAAATTTCGTATGCTTTTTGGTCGAAACACCATCTCCTACCTCATACCATACCATATACTCGTCAAATAAATGCAGTCTTCTTCCTTCCGCTGCCGCTAATACCTGAAAAATATCTTCTTCATAAACAACATAATCCTTGATTTTCTCCAGATATTCCAGATAAAATTCCCTTCTATAACAAGTCGCAGCTCCTGACACATTGTCACTGTACAGAGCCAAATTCTTCAAGATACGCTTGTCTGATTCTTTTGTGCGATAAGCTTCAATATCAAAAGGATGATAATATCCCTTCACTTCTACTTCTCCTGATTGGTTCAGGCTGTATGCCCGAATCAAACCAAAACAGCCCTCATATTGATTTTCTTCCATAAAATCATATAAATGCTGCATGGTATCTTCTGCAAAAAAAGTATCTCCCGGTCCAAAATCCCTGACATATTTTCCTGTGGCATACTGCAATCCTACAATCAGATTCTTTACCGTTCCCTGATTTTTCTCGTTTGCAATCAATTTATAGTTTATAAAACCCTTTTTCTTAAAATATTCTTCTATCTCTTTAAAATGATTGTCCTCTGAACCATCATCTGAAATCACAATTTCAAAATCCTCAAATCGCTGTCTTAAGATTGACTCCAGAGTAATCAATACTTTCTCTATTTCCGAATTATATGTTACTACTAATATTGAAAACTTCATAAGATGTCTCCTTTTATATCCACTCATATAACAATTTCATTCTATTCTATCATATAGAAAAAGAAAAGTCCATGTAGACTTTCCCCTTTCTTTCTCCGATACATTATGCTCGCTTTTTCCATATTGCCCAAAGTTTTTCCACGCACTTTGTAATTGCCAACAGTGCTGCTAAATCCAACAGTGGATATGCTGCACTTAAATACATAT is a window from the Roseburia sp. 499 genome containing:
- a CDS encoding glycosyltransferase family 2 protein; this encodes MKFSILVVTYNSEIEKVLITLESILRQRFEDFEIVISDDGSEDNHFKEIEEYFKKKGFINYKLIANEKNQGTVKNLIVGLQYATGKYVRDFGPGDTFFAEDTMQHLYDFMEENQYEGCFGLIRAYSLNQSGEVEVKGYYHPFDIEAYRTKESDKRILKNLALYSDNVSGAATCYRREFYLEYLEKIKDYVVYEEDIFQVLAAAEGRRLHLFDEYMVWYEVGDGVSTKKHTKFEELLRQDVERFYNMLYDRYGDNKYIKKRKQLSVFYKIKNLYIRTILRFFVNPDAIPYLCSSMLQRKRGSHTKETEVKGFLEQPEFWKAI
- a CDS encoding sugar 3,4-ketoisomerase, with translation MQVIKYAFQQHGDDRGQLVALEEFKDIPFEIKRVYYMYDTKEGVRRGFHAHKSLEQILICIHGSCKILLDNGTEKKIVSLESPYEGLYVSNSMWREMFDFSPDAVLMVLASDYYKEEDYIRNYDEFLKYVKEQNEEAKER